From the genome of Nicotiana sylvestris chromosome 2, ASM39365v2, whole genome shotgun sequence, one region includes:
- the LOC138885029 gene encoding uncharacterized protein — MEFGHVPRIQNEFANALATLSSMIQYTAKNYIDHILVRIHSQPAYCAHVEEETDGKPWFHDIKEYLLKGEYLEHANHTQKCILRRLSNHFFHSEGNLYRRTPNLGLLRCVDAREASKLLKDVHAETCGPYMNDFVLD; from the coding sequence atggaattcggacatgtgcccagaattcagaatgagtttgccaatgcattggccaccttgtcatctatgatacaatatACAgctaagaattatattgatcacATTCTGGTGAGGATCCATAGTCAGCCGGCATATtgcgctcatgttgaagaagaaacggatggaaagccttggttccatgacatcaaggagtacttattgAAGGGAGAATAtctggagcatgcaaatcacactcagaaatgcatactccggagattgtccaatcacttcttccacagtgaaggaaacttgtacaggagaactcctaatttgggtttgctaagatgtgtcgatgcaagggaagcttctaagctacttaagGATGTACATGCCGAGACATGTGGCCCGTACATGAATGATTTTGTCTTGGAttag
- the LOC138885028 gene encoding uncharacterized protein — METDCIQYVRKCFHCQVHADMIKVSPKEINATSSRCPFDAWGIDVIGLIEPTTSNGHSFILVAIDYFTKWVEAASYKAVTNKVVTDFVKDRIVYRSRVPEPIISDNAANLNSDLMKSMCETFKIKHKNFIAYRP; from the coding sequence atggagacagattgcatccagtatgtccgcaaatgctttcactGCCAGgtacatgccgatatgataaaagtgtcgcCAAAAGAGatcaatgcaacaagctctcgTTGTCCATTCGACGCTTGGGGAATAGATGTTATTGGTCTgattgagcccactacttcaaatggACATAgctttattctggtagccattgattacttcacgaaatgggtagaagctgcatcttacaaagccgTAACCAATAAAGTTgtcacagattttgtcaaggatcgtattgtttacCGATCCAGGGTTCCTGAGCCCATTATTagtgataatgccgccaatctcaacagtgatctgatgaaatctatgtgtgaaactttcaaaatcaaacacaagaatttcatagcctacagaccttag